The nucleotide window GCGGTACGCCAGGCCCTGGAGATAGTTGCCGGCGAGTTTGCGGGTCCCTGCTACCAAGGTATCAGTTTTCGCCCGGTTCCAGTAGCCTTAGGGCGAGGGAAAATACAAGATTTTTGCAACGATGCCGACCTGCGCGCCCTGCTGCGCACCCTGTATGGTGAGGTGCGCCGCGCCAGGCAACAGGATTTTATTGTCCACCTGTGCGTTTCCGGCGGGCGCAAGGTCATGGCTATTATGGCCATGGTCGTGGCCCAGCTCCTGTTTGGGCCTGAGGACTGTGTCTGGCACCTGGTTACCGAGGGGTGGCAGCCCGGCGACCGGCGCCGCTTGCACCTACCTGCGGAGGAAAAAGTCTGGCTGGTACCGGTGCCGGTTTTGCGCTGGCGAGAAGCAGGTACGCTGATGCGCATGGTGGCCAGGCTGGATGACCCTGCGGAAGTAGTAGCCTGGTACGAAAAGTTAAGCCGTGATGACCAGGAAAGGCGCAAGAGCGAGTTCATCCGGCACTGGTTGACGCCGGCCGAACGGGAAGTAGTTAAACTCGCCTGTTATGGTCTGGACAATAAGGCTATAGCAGCCAGGCTTTATAAAAAAGAACAAACCGTAGCCAACCAGCTGCGCGGAGTTTATGAAAAGTTACGGGAATGGCTGGGCTACCCGCCTGGTATCGTCGATCGCAGCGTGCTAATCGCTGAATTTGCTTCCTATTTTCACCATCCAGGAAGGGATGACTCAACGTGAAGATTATCAATTTTGCTCACCCCTTGACCCCGGCCAACCTGGGGGAAATAGCCAGGCTCAGCGGTGGTGGAGTGGAGGAAGTAATCGAGGTAACCTGTCATATCGATCCCCGTTGCACCCTAGAGCCCCAGATTGAGGCCCTGGTTGATAGCCTCGGGTTTAGCTCCTGGGAGTGGCAAACTGGCTCTTTCCTGTTCAATCTCCCTTCCCTTAATTACTGCGCTGCGGTACTGGTGGCCCATCTGCACGGGCGTATAGGGTATTTCCCGGCTATGTTGCGCCTGCGGCCGGTAGATGAAAGCTTTCGTTGGCGCTTTGAAGTGGCGGAGATTATCAACCTGCAGGCCGTTCGCGAGCGAGCGCGCAGGCGGCGATAAGGAGGGAGATGATGCAAGACATAATTCTTACTTGCGAGGTTTTAACGCCAATGTTTCTGGGTGGGGCGGATGCCAGGGAGCCAGAGTTAAGGGCGCCATCAATTAAAGGAGTCCTGCGCTTCTGGTGGCGGGCCCTCCACGGCTTTGACCCCCTGTTAAAAACAAAAGAAGGCAGTATATTTGGTTCGGCAGGTGAACATGCACAGAAAAGCAGAATCACCCTTAGAATTGAGGGAGAGGATTTAACTCCTTACATTACAAAAGAACCCCTTCCCCGCCATACATATCAGGTAAAAGGACATGAATTGAATATCCTGGAGTACCTGGCCTACGGAACCTATATTTATAACCGGATGCAGAGAAGGAATGAATTCTACCGCGCCTATATTAAACCTGGTTACAGTTTCAATCTAATCGTAAAGACAGATAATGAAGTTGATCTCCTGGAATTCTTCCTGGCTTTGCAGTATTTTTGCTGGTTCGGATCACTGGGAGCAAAAGCGCGCAATGGTTTTGGCAGCTTTAAAGTTAAAAATGTTAAAGGGCACCTTCCGGCCGGAGAGAAGATTGACTTAACCTCTCTTCCCGGGGCAAGTAGCCTGGCAAGTTTCAAGCAGTATACAGGGATTCCTAAATTCAGCGCCTTCTCTCATGGAGCCAGGCTTTTTAGAACACGGCAGGATCACAGTACCTGGGATACCTGCCTGGCAGAACTGGGCCATGCCTATCGCCATGCCCGTCTCTCCCTGGAGCCCCCTCATTCTTATAAACGGCGCCAGTATATCGGTGCCCCGCTGATTGTTAACCAGAAGCAGCAATCCAGGCTGGCCAGGCACGCCAAACCTTATTTTCTGCGCGTCCATGAGTGGCAGGGAAGATATACAGGTTATATTCTTTACCTACCGTCGCGGTATTGTACAGGCCTGGCAGGAGAAATACCAGGGAACCTTAATCTGGAAAAAGAGGATGCGGTCTTTTCCACTGCGTGCCAGGAAATGAATAAGGCATTAGGACGGTACCTGGAGGTGATAGATTGAATTCCTTACTTATTTTTACTATCGGACCTGTTCAATCTTTTATCGCCCAGGCGCGTAAGACCCAGGACCTGTACGCCGGCAGTTATATCCTGTCCCATCTCTGTGGTACAGCCGCTCGGACGGCGCAGGATAATTATGAGGCGGAGATAATCTATCCAGATTTACATAATGGATCTTTACCGAACCGTCTTGTGGCTCTTCTTCCCGTAGGAGAAAAGGAAGAGCTGCAAGAAATAGGTCGTCAGTTAGAGAGTAAGGTAAGGGATGAGTTTGTCCAGATCGGGCGGCAAGTGGTCCGGTCTTTCGGTTTACCGGTAACTCCTGCCCTGGAAGCACAGCTACAGGATTTCTTGGAAATCTACTGGGTAGGAGGGAATTGCGAACCCTCCCGTTATGCTGAGCGTTACCGGCAAATGGAAGCTGTCTTAGGAGCGATAAAAAATACCCGCATCTTTTCCTCCGGGGGGGAACGGGGCCGGAAGTGCAGCATTACCGGCGAGCATAACGCCCTTTTCTACCGGGGCGGGAAAAAGGCCTACCTGGAGCAGGCGTTCAGGGTGCCTGAAAGCGTGCCCAAGAAATACCTGGCCCCTGGAGAAGCTTTAAGCGGGATCGGCTTTATGAAACGGGCAGCCGCCAGGTATTTTTGCCATTGTTTGGGTGGAAATTTTGATTCTGACTTTCCTTCGACGGCCAGTATAGCACTAGCGGCAAGTCTCCACTTATTGCCAGCGGATATAGTTGAAAGCTATAAAAAAATTTTTGCAGGCGAATTTGACGATCAGTTCTTTTACCAGGAGAATTTAACCCCAAGACGTTTTGCACTAGAAGGCTTGTCCCTAGAAAAATTACAACAGGCAGATGCGCTTCTCAAGGAACTGTATAGCGAAGCCAAAAAGCGAGGAATAAAGTTTACGAAATACTATGCTCTCCTGGTGATGGATGGCGATAATATGGGCGAATGGGTAGCCGGTAAAAATCTGGCTGACCAGGGGCAACTGCCAGACTTCCAGCGCAACCTTACCCGGTACCTGGGTGCCTATGCCAGGGAGGCCAAAGCAATTTTGCAACTACCTCGAGGTAAGCTCGTTTATTGCGGCGGCGATGATGTCCTGGGTTTAATTAACTTGAACCATCTTCTGTCGGTCTTAAAAGATTTGCGGGATAAATTCCCGCCTTTGGAGAAAATCGCTAATATGTCTCAGCAGAAAACCTCCTCGACTTCAGGAGGAGTCTGTATTGCTCACTATAAAGCACCTCTGGCAGAAGTAATAAAATTTGCACGTAAAATGGAAGAAGTGGCCAAGGGGGTTGACGGGAAGGACGCCCTCGCTATAGGTGTATTAAAACATTCAGGAGAAATCTGCCAGACTGTTTTCAGGTGGAAGTATGATAATTTGGAACCACTTTCTTTGCTGCACAGCCTGGTTGTTCTCTTGAGTACCGGCAAGTTTTCCGATACTTTTATCAGGAATCTATCCCGGGAATTCCGCTCCTTAATCCCACCTGCTGATGAGAGCCTGGCGAAGAAGAGCGGGAATATAGCATTAAAAGCGGCAGAAGAAGAGATGGTGGCAGCCGAAATCAAGCGCCTCTTGCAGCGCTCCTGCCAGCTGCAAGACCCTACGGAGGCAGATAAAATTGTGAGTGAGCTTCGGGAGAAGTTGTTTACCTTGTATTTAGAATGTGGCCTGGTTAATTTCCTTTCTTTTTTAGATATAGCAGCTTTTCTATCCCGGGAGGTGCAGGTAATCAGTGAAGTTAAAGATTGACCCCCTGGATACCCTTTTTTTCCGCGACGGTCGGCCCTTTACCATGGGTGATGATAATTGGGCAGTAAGTATTTTTCCTCCTTCTCCCGGCGTGATTTATGGTGCTTTACGCAGTCTTTATTTCTCCTGGCATCCGAAAGAACTTGCTTTGGCCGAAACTGAGGCCGATCCTACGTCCGGTTTACAAATAACAGCTTTTTATTGGCTTATAGGTTCGGAAGGAGAAGGCAACCCTTATTATCCCATGCCCCTGGATTGCGTCAGGCTGAAGCACAACCGGCGTGAACCCCAGCGTTTTTACCTGCTAACCATGAGCTCGCTGGGGAACCTGGTGACTAACTATCCTTTTACATGGTTGTTAACGAGCCAGGATGAGGAGGTAGAAGGTCCGGTAGGCTATCTCATAGATCACGAAAGCCTTAGGAATTACCTGGAAGGCAAAAGGGCAACATTTTTCGGCCTGGATATGAATTTCTATTTGAGCCGGGAGCTCAAAGTCGGGATTGGTCGGGATGCCGGCACCAGGGCGGCAGAAGAACACCGTCTGTACCGGGTAGAGATGTTACGGTTAAAAGATATGAGCCTGGCCGTTGATTATCAGGGTCTGAAATTGCCGGAGGAGGGCTTCCTGCGCCTGGGTGGGGAAGGCCGGGCAGCCGTTTACACCCATGTGGCAGGAGCAACAGAGGAACTGCCAGCTCCTGCAGGGGGCAGGTATTTCAAGCTTTACCTGGCTACTCCCGCCTTTTTTAAAGGAGGGTGGCGTCCCGGATGGATAAATCCAGAGGGCGTAGGTAATTATCAGGGTTTAAAACTAAAGCTACTTACGGCGGCTGTGGGCAAACCACTTTCTATAGGCGGCTTTGATATAAAACGAAAGCAGCCCAAACCCATGCGCAAGGCCGTACCGGCGGGCAGTGTCTATTATTTTGAAATACTGCAAGGCACGATGGACGATGCTGTTAAGGTTTTCCACGGCCATTCAATAAGCGAGTATAGGGAAAAGGAGGGTTTTGGGCTCGCTTACATGGGCTATCTCGATCCCAAAAATCAAAGTATCTTAGAGAAAGGAGAAACCTGAGATGCTGGTTATTACCACTGTGGGCACCTCCTTGCTGGAAAATTACCGCGAGAATCACTCCGATATCGATATGGATTATCTTTATTTAAAGGAAGAACCGGCGTCAAACTGGGATAACAACGAGCGGCGGATAAACAAAATTAAAAGAGCCCTGTTGAACTGGGCCCAGGCGAAGAAAGAGACCTGCGCTGAGATTAAAAGCCTCTTTAGCATTCGCCATCATAATACTAAAGAAATAGAGGTGCGGCTGCTGGCCACGGATACCATCCTTTCCCGCTTGGTAGCCGAAGTCCTTGAACAGGTCCTCAAGGACGAAATGAAAATATTTTTTGAGCCGGAAAAAGATGTTATCAAAGGCCTGCAGGTATGGGATAGAAAACGTTTTGAAAAGGAAGGATTAATAAACCTTATCGCCAGGATCGAAGAACTAGCATTTACCTGCAAAGAGATAGCTATTAATTTTACTGGTGGCTACAAGGCGATTATCCCCTATATTACCATTATGGGACAGCTTAACAATATTCCACTCTACTACATATTCGAAGATACCGATGAGCTTATCAGGTTGCCCCAGGCACCCCTGGACATCAATTGGGGTATTTTTGAGAAGTACAGCCATATCATTGAAGACCTGGCCGGGGGAATTTATGACTGGAGCCGATATAAATTAGAACATCCAGTAGAGGAAGATTTCCAGGCCTGTATCTGGGAAGAAGGCGAATGCGCAGAATTAAATGCCATTGGCCGGATGTTTTGGAACAAGTATCACAACTATTTCGTGGTAGAAGTCTTGAAGGGGTTCAGCTATAGCAAAGATAGCAGCGGTAACAAGCGGGAAATCAACGAGGCCCTGCAGGAACTCTACGGCCGGTTGGAGAGTTTAATCAAAGAGAATAAACTCCGGACCACAGAGGAACTCCAAATATACATAAACTCGCTGTCTGAAAAGAATGATCTCCGCCATGGCGAGAACCCCGACAGGGACAAATACATTTTCAAGTCAACCAGAAAGAGCCAGATCAGGCTTGTCTATACCCCCATTATTAAACCTTACGGTCTGAGCCTGCGCCTTTTTGATTATGTCAGGGGCGATTTTGATCATGGCGAGTATATTAAAGAATTCAAGCAACGGATGAATATGCTCACAGAACCGGATTTTATTGTTATTACTTTGAGAAAGCCCTTAGGTAACAAATTTTAAAAAGCTAACAGGGGGTTGAAGAATGTTTAAAGCTGCGCGTCCTTTTTTCCTCATTGTAGAAACGCCTCTCCATGCCGGTTGCGGCAGTGACCTGGGAGTAGTCGACCTGCCCATCCAGCGGGAAAAACATACCGGCATACCTAAGGTAGAAGCTTCCGGCTTGAAAGGCTGCCTTAGGGAAGCTTTCGAGGGACTCAGCGAAACACCAAATGGTTCGCTGCCGGAACCCCTGGTGCAAGAATTTCCTGCCCTTAAAGAAAAGAGCAAGCTGAAGGAAGCTATCAACCTTGCCTTTGGACCCGAGGAAGGAGAACTCTATGCAGGCGCCCTGGGTTTTACCGATGCCAGGCTCCTGTTGTTTCCAGTGCGCTCAATGCGCGGGGTGTTCGGGTGGGTGAGCTGCCCGGCAGTCATTTCCAAGTTTCTTCATGAGTTAAGAATGGCTGGAATAAAAAATAGCTTACAGGTACCGCCGGCGTATACGGTACCCCGGGGTTGCGGGCTGATGGTAAACAGTGAACACCTGATCCTGGAAGAATATACCCTGGCAGTAAAAGAAGACACTGCCTGTACCTGCCTGGCAGATTGGCTGGCCGGTAAACTATTTCCAGGATCGGGCTATGACTACTGGTTCGCGAAGATGAAGAAAGACTTGGTAATCCTGGCGGATGATGATTTCCGTGATTTTGTCAACCTGTCCACAGAGGTAATCACCAGGACAAAGATCGACCCCAAAACAGGTACGGTGCAGGAGGGGGCCTTATTTACTGAAGAGTATTTACCCCAGGAAAGCGTCCTTTATTCCCTGGCGCTGGCCTCGCCGGTTTTTAACACCAATAAAGGCGTTTTTGCCAGGGATGAAGAGAGGGCCGTTCTCACTTTCTGGCAAAAAGGTCTGCCGGAATTCTTGCAACTGGGTGGCAATGCCACCATTGGTAAAGGGATAGTAAGGTTAAAGGTCCTGGAGGAGGATTAAAAAGGTGATTGCAGGATTAGAGCAGGGCCGGGCACGTTATGCCTATGACTGCGCCAGGCAGGGGAAAGAACTGCAAGCCAGTAAAGAATATAAATCCTATGCCAAAAAAATACCTACTCTGATCAAAACTAATGGCCTGGGGGCAACCGTGGCATTTATTGCCGCCAAAAAGAAGGATGATCCCAATAAGAAAGAATATGCCTATAAGCTTATTTATGACCAGTTGACCCAATGGCTGGTGGCAAGGGGCCTGGTGGCGCGAGGTAAAGAATTAGTTGATGCAATAATTTCCCTTGATTCCTTTTCCTACCGCATGGTTACGGTAGAAGTTCTGGCACTTTTCAAATGGGTTAGCCGCTTTGCTGAAGGCTTGATTGAAGGTGTTGCCGATGATTGAAAAGGGCAAACTGGTGATCCAGAAAGCAAAAAGTGGCAGGTATACAGGTACAGTTTGGTTGGGCGCTAAAAAAATGCCCCTGCCGTCCTTCTATGAATTAACAGATGACAGCTACAATGGGGCTGATTGTGAGGTGGAAAGGGAAAAGGGGCAGATAATAAAGATCCTTGTGGACGGGCGGGAACTGCCGCGCCGTCCCGCTAAGCAGCAAAGGGATAATTCTACTTGGGGCAGGCCAGAGCAGGACCGGCACAAGCAATATTCTGACTTCCGCCGGCAGAAGGATACCGATACCAAGGGTAAATCATCAGAAGATAATTTGAGGTTGTTTTTACCAGAAGATACTCTAAAGTTTTTACCTGCCAGAATCGACAATTTTGGCCTTCTCCTCAATAAAGCAGCCAAATATGACATCGAAGATAAAAGTTTTAAGTTTTTTAAGGTAGATAAGAAGGAGAAGGCCGGCACTTTACTTATAAAAGCTGATTTTTCCTCAATAGATTTTCCGGCCCTAAATGCGAGGCGGGATAAAGCCCTCAATGGGCTGGGTCTGCTCCTGGAACGGCTTGAACTTACCCCTAAGTGGCGGTTTGTTGTAGGCCTGGGCCAGGAATCGGTTTATGAAACAGCCTTGACCCTTCATCCTGTCTACGGTTTTCCCTTTATCCCAGGCAGCGCTATAAAGGGCCTGGTGCGCAACACAATAATCAGCGAAGTTTTTGCGGGAGATGAAAAGGCGGCTGTCGCTGACGAGGGTTTTCGGGCTATTTTTGGGTGGACCAATTACGGTACGTCGAAAAGTCATAAAGGACTGGTACACTTCTTCGATGCCTACCCGGCTGCGGCACCCAAAATAGTGCCTGACATTATTAATTCCCATTATGCCAAGTACTACCAGGACACCAGCGGAAGGATTCCACCCGGCGATTATTATAATCCGGTACCGGTTTTTTTCCTGACGGTAGCAGGGACAGAGATGATCTTTTACTTAGGCATAAACCCGGCAGCCAACCGGGCCATCGCCGGGGGGCAGTTTGCCGGACATGATTTTTTAAGCACCGCTTCCAAATGGCTTCGCTATGCCCTTAGCGAATATGGTATTGGAGCCAAAACAGCGGTAGGTTATGGTTATTTCGCTTCTTTATAGAATCAAATATGGAGGTGATAAGACTTTGGGATTTCTCCAAGCAATATGGGCCCTGGGGGACCTGGGGGGAGGGGAAGGCCTGGAGCCCTACCTAAAATTTCCCCTTGAGAAAGAGGGCCGGGTGATCAGGGTTTACCTGGACGTGCCCGACCCGGAAGCTGAGGTCCTGGATGTGCGGGGGGTGGCCCGGATTGACGTGGCCCACTTCCAGCCCGAGCCGGAAATGAAGCTGAAGTATTTGTACCGCGACCGGGTGGGGTCGGCTTCCACCTGGGGCTTTACGCCTATCCATAAGCTGGGCAAACCCAAAGCAGGCAGAGATAAAAACCGGGAATATTTACTGGGCAAGAAGGGCGACTGGCGCCGGGATAAGGACAGCCACTTTTTCAAGATCCGGAACAAGCTGCTCCTGGAATACGAGGCCACGGGTACTCTAACTTCCGGGTCGGCAGACAGGATCATGGCCGGCCTGGAGCAAAAAATCGAAGCGGTGCTGGATGACCTGGATCCCAAACAGTCCCATATTGTAATCTTTGGCGCGGCGAAAGGCGGAAATTTTCTCTACCCGGGGGAGATACCGGCCTTTGTGGCCTATTTCCGCCGCAAGCTGGCCGAAGCCCTGCAGGGCAGGGGGTGTAATAAAGGAGAAAGGTTAGTATGCGCCATTTGCGGGAAAGCGAGCGGCGACTTAACCGGGTTAAAAAAAGTCTTCAAGTTTTCTACCGATGATAAGGTTAACTTCGCGCCCGGCCTGGAAAAAGAACGAGCGGAGGCTTCTTTTCCTATTTGTCAATCCTGCCTGGAAAAAATGTCAGGCGGCAGGGAACATACGGAAAGGAAGCTGGCCAACGCCTCTATCCTGCCGGGAATGCGGCTGTGGGCTATACCTGAGGCGGTGGGCGAAGCCAGGACCCCTATTTTTACTGCCCTCCTCAAAAACATTGAGGCAAATCTGGAAGACGAACACCTGCAAAGCCCGGGGGAAAAGAGGGAGGAGAGGTTTTTTACCCAACTGGCCCGCCAGGGCGATACCGGCCTGGCCTTTCATTTCGTCTGCTGGGAACGCAATAACGCCCAGGAACTGGTGCATTTAATGGTGGAAGACGTGCCGCCGGAGCGCCTGGCCTTCCTGGAAGCACGGTGGAGCGAAACCGTCCGGTGCCTCTTCGGCTGGGATAACGACCTTCGTTCTCTGGATTCAGCCATCAGGTCCCTTTATGTAACCTTGAGCCGCTTTGCTGGCAAAAGCGAGGCCGACCGGCAGGTCTTCCGCGATTTCGCCCTCAAGGTCATCAGCAGAATGCTGCAGGGCGAGAAGCTGCCTGTGGCCGCATACAAAAAGATAATCAACGCCAGGACGGGCAAGCTGATTTTCGAAAGCGATAGCTGGTCCAGCGTGAAAGAGAGTATCCTTTTTGCCCATGCCTGGGCGGAATTCATGATCAGGGTAAACGACAGGGGGGAAGATA belongs to Moorella humiferrea and includes:
- a CDS encoding CRISPR-associated protein Csx14; amino-acid sequence: MEHTKKNRQHPEILIATLGVEPQVVTITLDRLLADGRSISEVAVIYTENPAVRQALEIVAGEFAGPCYQGISFRPVPVALGRGKIQDFCNDADLRALLRTLYGEVRRARQQDFIVHLCVSGGRKVMAIMAMVVAQLLFGPEDCVWHLVTEGWQPGDRRRLHLPAEEKVWLVPVPVLRWREAGTLMRMVARLDDPAEVVAWYEKLSRDDQERRKSEFIRHWLTPAEREVVKLACYGLDNKAIAARLYKKEQTVANQLRGVYEKLREWLGYPPGIVDRSVLIAEFASYFHHPGRDDST
- the csx15 gene encoding CRISPR-associated protein Csx15, with the translated sequence MKIINFAHPLTPANLGEIARLSGGGVEEVIEVTCHIDPRCTLEPQIEALVDSLGFSSWEWQTGSFLFNLPSLNYCAAVLVAHLHGRIGYFPAMLRLRPVDESFRWRFEVAEIINLQAVRERARRRR
- the cmr1 gene encoding type III-B CRISPR module RAMP protein Cmr1: MMQDIILTCEVLTPMFLGGADAREPELRAPSIKGVLRFWWRALHGFDPLLKTKEGSIFGSAGEHAQKSRITLRIEGEDLTPYITKEPLPRHTYQVKGHELNILEYLAYGTYIYNRMQRRNEFYRAYIKPGYSFNLIVKTDNEVDLLEFFLALQYFCWFGSLGAKARNGFGSFKVKNVKGHLPAGEKIDLTSLPGASSLASFKQYTGIPKFSAFSHGARLFRTRQDHSTWDTCLAELGHAYRHARLSLEPPHSYKRRQYIGAPLIVNQKQQSRLARHAKPYFLRVHEWQGRYTGYILYLPSRYCTGLAGEIPGNLNLEKEDAVFSTACQEMNKALGRYLEVID
- the cas10 gene encoding type III-B CRISPR-associated protein Cas10/Cmr2 — protein: MNSLLIFTIGPVQSFIAQARKTQDLYAGSYILSHLCGTAARTAQDNYEAEIIYPDLHNGSLPNRLVALLPVGEKEELQEIGRQLESKVRDEFVQIGRQVVRSFGLPVTPALEAQLQDFLEIYWVGGNCEPSRYAERYRQMEAVLGAIKNTRIFSSGGERGRKCSITGEHNALFYRGGKKAYLEQAFRVPESVPKKYLAPGEALSGIGFMKRAAARYFCHCLGGNFDSDFPSTASIALAASLHLLPADIVESYKKIFAGEFDDQFFYQENLTPRRFALEGLSLEKLQQADALLKELYSEAKKRGIKFTKYYALLVMDGDNMGEWVAGKNLADQGQLPDFQRNLTRYLGAYAREAKAILQLPRGKLVYCGGDDVLGLINLNHLLSVLKDLRDKFPPLEKIANMSQQKTSSTSGGVCIAHYKAPLAEVIKFARKMEEVAKGVDGKDALAIGVLKHSGEICQTVFRWKYDNLEPLSLLHSLVVLLSTGKFSDTFIRNLSREFRSLIPPADESLAKKSGNIALKAAEEEMVAAEIKRLLQRSCQLQDPTEADKIVSELREKLFTLYLECGLVNFLSFLDIAAFLSREVQVISEVKD
- the cmr3 gene encoding type III-B CRISPR module-associated protein Cmr3; the encoded protein is MKLKIDPLDTLFFRDGRPFTMGDDNWAVSIFPPSPGVIYGALRSLYFSWHPKELALAETEADPTSGLQITAFYWLIGSEGEGNPYYPMPLDCVRLKHNRREPQRFYLLTMSSLGNLVTNYPFTWLLTSQDEEVEGPVGYLIDHESLRNYLEGKRATFFGLDMNFYLSRELKVGIGRDAGTRAAEEHRLYRVEMLRLKDMSLAVDYQGLKLPEEGFLRLGGEGRAAVYTHVAGATEELPAPAGGRYFKLYLATPAFFKGGWRPGWINPEGVGNYQGLKLKLLTAAVGKPLSIGGFDIKRKQPKPMRKAVPAGSVYYFEILQGTMDDAVKVFHGHSISEYREKEGFGLAYMGYLDPKNQSILEKGET
- a CDS encoding putative CRISPR-associated protein, producing the protein MLVITTVGTSLLENYRENHSDIDMDYLYLKEEPASNWDNNERRINKIKRALLNWAQAKKETCAEIKSLFSIRHHNTKEIEVRLLATDTILSRLVAEVLEQVLKDEMKIFFEPEKDVIKGLQVWDRKRFEKEGLINLIARIEELAFTCKEIAINFTGGYKAIIPYITIMGQLNNIPLYYIFEDTDELIRLPQAPLDINWGIFEKYSHIIEDLAGGIYDWSRYKLEHPVEEDFQACIWEEGECAELNAIGRMFWNKYHNYFVVEVLKGFSYSKDSSGNKREINEALQELYGRLESLIKENKLRTTEELQIYINSLSEKNDLRHGENPDRDKYIFKSTRKSQIRLVYTPIIKPYGLSLRLFDYVRGDFDHGEYIKEFKQRMNMLTEPDFIVITLRKPLGNKF
- the cmr4 gene encoding type III-B CRISPR module RAMP protein Cmr4, whose translation is MFKAARPFFLIVETPLHAGCGSDLGVVDLPIQREKHTGIPKVEASGLKGCLREAFEGLSETPNGSLPEPLVQEFPALKEKSKLKEAINLAFGPEEGELYAGALGFTDARLLLFPVRSMRGVFGWVSCPAVISKFLHELRMAGIKNSLQVPPAYTVPRGCGLMVNSEHLILEEYTLAVKEDTACTCLADWLAGKLFPGSGYDYWFAKMKKDLVILADDDFRDFVNLSTEVITRTKIDPKTGTVQEGALFTEEYLPQESVLYSLALASPVFNTNKGVFARDEERAVLTFWQKGLPEFLQLGGNATIGKGIVRLKVLEED
- the cmr5 gene encoding type III-B CRISPR module-associated protein Cmr5, whose translation is MIAGLEQGRARYAYDCARQGKELQASKEYKSYAKKIPTLIKTNGLGATVAFIAAKKKDDPNKKEYAYKLIYDQLTQWLVARGLVARGKELVDAIISLDSFSYRMVTVEVLALFKWVSRFAEGLIEGVADD
- the cmr6 gene encoding type III-B CRISPR module RAMP protein Cmr6 — protein: MIEKGKLVIQKAKSGRYTGTVWLGAKKMPLPSFYELTDDSYNGADCEVEREKGQIIKILVDGRELPRRPAKQQRDNSTWGRPEQDRHKQYSDFRRQKDTDTKGKSSEDNLRLFLPEDTLKFLPARIDNFGLLLNKAAKYDIEDKSFKFFKVDKKEKAGTLLIKADFSSIDFPALNARRDKALNGLGLLLERLELTPKWRFVVGLGQESVYETALTLHPVYGFPFIPGSAIKGLVRNTIISEVFAGDEKAAVADEGFRAIFGWTNYGTSKSHKGLVHFFDAYPAAAPKIVPDIINSHYAKYYQDTSGRIPPGDYYNPVPVFFLTVAGTEMIFYLGINPAANRAIAGGQFAGHDFLSTASKWLRYALSEYGIGAKTAVGYGYFASL
- a CDS encoding TM1802 family CRISPR-associated protein — translated: MGFLQAIWALGDLGGGEGLEPYLKFPLEKEGRVIRVYLDVPDPEAEVLDVRGVARIDVAHFQPEPEMKLKYLYRDRVGSASTWGFTPIHKLGKPKAGRDKNREYLLGKKGDWRRDKDSHFFKIRNKLLLEYEATGTLTSGSADRIMAGLEQKIEAVLDDLDPKQSHIVIFGAAKGGNFLYPGEIPAFVAYFRRKLAEALQGRGCNKGERLVCAICGKASGDLTGLKKVFKFSTDDKVNFAPGLEKERAEASFPICQSCLEKMSGGREHTERKLANASILPGMRLWAIPEAVGEARTPIFTALLKNIEANLEDEHLQSPGEKREERFFTQLARQGDTGLAFHFVCWERNNAQELVHLMVEDVPPERLAFLEARWSETVRCLFGWDNDLRSLDSAIRSLYVTLSRFAGKSEADRQVFRDFALKVISRMLQGEKLPVAAYKKIINARTGKLIFESDSWSSVKESILFAHAWAEFMIRVNDRGEDNEA